The Salvelinus fontinalis isolate EN_2023a chromosome 39, ASM2944872v1, whole genome shotgun sequence genome has a window encoding:
- the LOC129838291 gene encoding serine/threonine-protein phosphatase 6 regulatory subunit 2-like isoform X1 — MLPLEAVSPVQAATMFWKFDLHTTSHIDQLLDREDVTLRELMEEDDVLQECKAQNRRLLLFLSQDHCMTELVNLITTEPPADLEEKSRFKFPNIACELLTSDVSLINDKLGGDESLLETLYHFLEQDPPLNPLLASFFSKTIGNLIARKTEQVISFLRKKDGFIGLVLKHIDASAMMDLLLRLISCVEPAPLRQEVLNWLSEEKLIQRLTELIHTGKDEERQSNASQTLCDIIRLSRDQANQMQENAEADPLLAVLESQESVAGLLKTMFEGERSEASIVNGTQVLLTLLETRRSGLEGLMDLYSQGYERSYTVNSSILHAIEPHLKDFQQLLLNPPKKSAILTTVGLLEEPLGNARLHVARLVAALLQTSAPSVCQELCKLTTMDQLLDLFFKYSWNNFLHFQVELCVASILSHSVPEERPIPGLQNHEEEKPPTGPENQGEAGSEAGEPAKASDPVEETTLHNTLVAHLFQKCRLVQRILDAWEENDQIQAEGGARRGNMGHLTRMANMVVQNLEKGPVQSQISDLIKELPEDCRGRWESFVDETLRETNRRNTVELVSTHNLHSSSEDDDMESPFPNDLSLQQAFSDYQIQQMTANFVDQFGFNDEEFSEHDENINATFDRIAEINFNLDADDNSANATAFEACCKERIRQFDDAEEEEDIWEEKEINYATQVKSRTRFGVSHTSESSSRSSLENGGRERDRGSGSDEEDDSRQSASDPCSLEEIKDNTPSTPGSQSAICPSWTASFGEAGGNSSSPGPAGWDSPGGSGGDKQEAGWATFTEFQPFSSPEAGPRCSSPVGSSDADKQVKPGPDKSVIVCPGASPSPGGEWPVGEGRKAPLVASDSSSSGGSDSEEDDKTAAAATETTSSGANKKAEVKSENPIPLEKLSLTDAPKSPPKAQLAADTPPASAPTPQTDNKEDPPQCSEMPAVNGPV; from the exons gGCTGTGTCCCCTGTCCAAGCAGCCACCATGTTCTGGAAGTTTGACCTGCACACCACGTCCCACATCGACCAGCTGCTGGACCGGGAGGACGTGACGTTGCGGGAGCTCATGGAGGAGGATGATGTCCTGCAGGAGTGCAAGGCCCAGAACCGCCGGCTGCTGCTCTTCCTCTCCCAGGACCACTGCATGACAGAGCTGGTCAACCTCATCACCACAGAGCCCCCTGCTGACCTGGAGGAGAAGAGCCGCTTTAA GTTCCCTAACATCGCCTGTGAGCTCTTGACATCAGATGTGTCCCTCATCAACGACAAGTTGGGCGGGGACGAGTCACTCCTGGAGACTCTCTACCACTTCCTGGAGCAGGACCCGCCCCTCAACCCGCTACTAGCCAGCTTCTTCAGCAAGACCATCGGCAACCTCATCGCAAGGAAAACAGAACAG GTAATCTCCTTCCTGAGGAAAAAGGATGGCTTCATCGGCCTGGTGCTGAAACACATCGACGCCTCTGCCATGATGGACCTGCTGCTTCGCCTCATCAGCTGTGTGGAGCCTGCCCCCTTGAGACAGGAGGTCCTCAAT TGGCTGAGCGAAGAGAAGCTTATTCAGAGACTCACAGAGCTCATCCACACAGGCAAAGACGAGGAA AGACAATCAAATGCGTCCCAGACGCTTTGTGACATCATCCGCCTTAGTCGAGACCAGGCCAATCAGATGCAGGAGAACGCCGAGGCCGACCCCTTATTGGCTGTACTAGAGTCGCAGGAGAGCGTAGCCGGGCTCCTGAAGACTATGTTTGAGGGGGAGAGGAGTGAGGCCTCCATTGTTAACGGAACTCAAGTGCTACTTACcttactggagaccaggaggtcCGG GTTGGAGGGGCTGATGGATCTCTATTCTCAGGGATATGAAAGGTCTTACACTGTCAACAGCAGTATTCTACATGCCATTGAGCCCCATCTAAAGGACTTCCAGCAGCTTCTCCTGAATCCCCCCAAG aaaagTGCAATACTGACGACCGTTGGCCTTCTGGAGGAGCCGCTGGGGAACGCCCGCCTTCACGTGGCCAGGCTAGTGGCCGCCCTGCTGCAGACCAGCGCCCCCAGTGTCTGTCAGGAGCTCTGCAAGCTCACCACAATGGACCAGCTACTG GACCTGTTCTTCAAGTACTCATGGAATAACTTCTTGCACTTCCAAGTGGAGCTGTGTGTTGCGTCCATCCTGAGCCACTCTGTCCCAGAGGAGCGGCCCATCCCGGGCCTCCAGAACCACGAGGAGGAGAAGCCCCCAACAGGCCCAGAGAACCAGGGGGAGGCAGGAAGTGAGGCTGGGGAGCCAGCCAAGGCCAGCGACCCGGTGGAGGAGACCACCCTTCACAACACCCTGGTGGCACAT CTCTTCCAGAAGTGTCGGTTGGTACAGAGGATCCTGGACGCCTGGGAGGAGAACGATCAAATACA GGCAGAGGGCGGCGCTAGGAGAGGTAACATGGGTCACCTGACCAGGATGGCCAACATGGTGGTACAGAACCTAGAGAAAGGACCAGTCCAGTCCCAGATCAGTGACCTCatcaaag AGTTGCCAGAGGACTGCAGAGGACGCTGGGAGAGCTTTGTGGATGAGACCCTGAGAGAGACCAACAGGAGAAACACAGTGGAACTG GTGAGCACCCATAACCTGCACTCCTCCAGTGAAGATGATGATATGGAGAGTCCCTTCCCCAACGATCTGTCACTCCAACAG GCTTTCTCAGACTATCAGATCCAGCAGATGACTGCCAACTTTGTGGATCAGTTTGGGTTCAACGATGAGGAGTTCAGTGAGCATGATGAAAACATCAA TGCCACATTTGACCGGATTGCAGAAATAAACTTCAATCTAGATGCTGATGATAATAGT GCCAACGCTACTGCCTTTGAGGCCTGCTGTAAAGAGAGGATACGTCAGTTTGACGatgctgaagaggaggaggacatttgggaggagaaggagattAACTATGCAACACAAGTCAAATCCAGAACAAG gtttgGGGTGTCCCACACCTCAGAGAGCAGCTCCAGGAGCAGTCTGGAGAACGGGGGTCGGGAGCGGGACCGCGGGTCGGGCTCAGACGAGGAAGACGACTCCAGACAGAGCGCCTCAGATCCATGCAGCCTGGAAGAGATCAAGGACAACACTCCCAGTACGCCCGGCAGTCAATCAGCTATTT GTCCAAGCTGGACAGCGAGTTTCGGGGAAGCTGGGGGTAACTCGTCTTCTCCAGGTCCTGCAGGCTGGGATTCCCcaggggggagtggaggagacaaACAGGAGGCAGGTTGGGCCACCTTCACGGAGTTCCAACCTTTCAGCAG CCCAGAGGCTGGCCCCAGATGCAGCTCTCCCGTGGGCAGCAGTGACGCAGACAAACAAGTCAAACCGGGTCCGGACAAGAGTG TGATTGTGTGTCCAGGTGCGAGCCCCTCTCCCGGTGGTGAGTGGCCGGTGGGTGAAGGTAGGAAGGCTCCCCTCGTAGCCTCAGATAGTAGCTCCTCCGGGGGCTCTGACAGCGAGGAGGACGACAAGACTGCCGCCGCCGCAACGGAAACCACCAGCTCGGGCGCCAACAAGAAAGCAGAAGTCAAAAG TGAGAACCCCATCCCTCTGGAAAAACTGTCCCTCACTGACGCCCCCAAGTCCCCCCCAAAGGCACAGCTTGCAGCAGACACACCGCCAGCCTCGGCCCCCACCCCTCAGACAGACAACAA agaggaTCCACCCCAGTGCTCAGAGATGCCAGCAGTCAACGGGCCTGTCTGA
- the LOC129838291 gene encoding serine/threonine-protein phosphatase 6 regulatory subunit 2-like isoform X2 yields MLPLEAVSPVQAATMFWKFDLHTTSHIDQLLDREDVTLRELMEEDDVLQECKAQNRRLLLFLSQDHCMTELVNLITTEPPADLEEKSRFKFPNIACELLTSDVSLINDKLGGDESLLETLYHFLEQDPPLNPLLASFFSKTIGNLIARKTEQVISFLRKKDGFIGLVLKHIDASAMMDLLLRLISCVEPAPLRQEVLNWLSEEKLIQRLTELIHTGKDEERQSNASQTLCDIIRLSRDQANQMQENAEADPLLAVLESQESVAGLLKTMFEGERSEASIVNGTQVLLTLLETRRSGLEGLMDLYSQGYERSYTVNSSILHAIEPHLKDFQQLLLNPPKKSAILTTVGLLEEPLGNARLHVARLVAALLQTSAPSVCQELCKLTTMDQLLDLFFKYSWNNFLHFQVELCVASILSHSVPEERPIPGLQNHEEEKPPTGPENQGEAGSEAGEPAKASDPVEETTLHNTLVAHLFQKCRLVQRILDAWEENDQIQAEGGARRGNMGHLTRMANMVVQNLEKGPVQSQISDLIKELPEDCRGRWESFVDETLRETNRRNTVELVSTHNLHSSSEDDDMESPFPNDLSLQQAFSDYQIQQMTANFVDQFGFNDEEFSEHDENINATFDRIAEINFNLDADDNSANATAFEACCKERIRQFDDAEEEEDIWEEKEINYATQVKSRTRFGVSHTSESSSRSSLENGGRERDRGSGSDEEDDSRQSASDPCSLEEIKDNTPSTPGSQSAICPSWTASFGEAGGNSSSPGPAGWDSPGGSGGDKQEAGWATFTEFQPFSSPEAGPRCSSPVGSSDADKQVKPGPDKSGASPSPGGEWPVGEGRKAPLVASDSSSSGGSDSEEDDKTAAAATETTSSGANKKAEVKSENPIPLEKLSLTDAPKSPPKAQLAADTPPASAPTPQTDNKEDPPQCSEMPAVNGPV; encoded by the exons gGCTGTGTCCCCTGTCCAAGCAGCCACCATGTTCTGGAAGTTTGACCTGCACACCACGTCCCACATCGACCAGCTGCTGGACCGGGAGGACGTGACGTTGCGGGAGCTCATGGAGGAGGATGATGTCCTGCAGGAGTGCAAGGCCCAGAACCGCCGGCTGCTGCTCTTCCTCTCCCAGGACCACTGCATGACAGAGCTGGTCAACCTCATCACCACAGAGCCCCCTGCTGACCTGGAGGAGAAGAGCCGCTTTAA GTTCCCTAACATCGCCTGTGAGCTCTTGACATCAGATGTGTCCCTCATCAACGACAAGTTGGGCGGGGACGAGTCACTCCTGGAGACTCTCTACCACTTCCTGGAGCAGGACCCGCCCCTCAACCCGCTACTAGCCAGCTTCTTCAGCAAGACCATCGGCAACCTCATCGCAAGGAAAACAGAACAG GTAATCTCCTTCCTGAGGAAAAAGGATGGCTTCATCGGCCTGGTGCTGAAACACATCGACGCCTCTGCCATGATGGACCTGCTGCTTCGCCTCATCAGCTGTGTGGAGCCTGCCCCCTTGAGACAGGAGGTCCTCAAT TGGCTGAGCGAAGAGAAGCTTATTCAGAGACTCACAGAGCTCATCCACACAGGCAAAGACGAGGAA AGACAATCAAATGCGTCCCAGACGCTTTGTGACATCATCCGCCTTAGTCGAGACCAGGCCAATCAGATGCAGGAGAACGCCGAGGCCGACCCCTTATTGGCTGTACTAGAGTCGCAGGAGAGCGTAGCCGGGCTCCTGAAGACTATGTTTGAGGGGGAGAGGAGTGAGGCCTCCATTGTTAACGGAACTCAAGTGCTACTTACcttactggagaccaggaggtcCGG GTTGGAGGGGCTGATGGATCTCTATTCTCAGGGATATGAAAGGTCTTACACTGTCAACAGCAGTATTCTACATGCCATTGAGCCCCATCTAAAGGACTTCCAGCAGCTTCTCCTGAATCCCCCCAAG aaaagTGCAATACTGACGACCGTTGGCCTTCTGGAGGAGCCGCTGGGGAACGCCCGCCTTCACGTGGCCAGGCTAGTGGCCGCCCTGCTGCAGACCAGCGCCCCCAGTGTCTGTCAGGAGCTCTGCAAGCTCACCACAATGGACCAGCTACTG GACCTGTTCTTCAAGTACTCATGGAATAACTTCTTGCACTTCCAAGTGGAGCTGTGTGTTGCGTCCATCCTGAGCCACTCTGTCCCAGAGGAGCGGCCCATCCCGGGCCTCCAGAACCACGAGGAGGAGAAGCCCCCAACAGGCCCAGAGAACCAGGGGGAGGCAGGAAGTGAGGCTGGGGAGCCAGCCAAGGCCAGCGACCCGGTGGAGGAGACCACCCTTCACAACACCCTGGTGGCACAT CTCTTCCAGAAGTGTCGGTTGGTACAGAGGATCCTGGACGCCTGGGAGGAGAACGATCAAATACA GGCAGAGGGCGGCGCTAGGAGAGGTAACATGGGTCACCTGACCAGGATGGCCAACATGGTGGTACAGAACCTAGAGAAAGGACCAGTCCAGTCCCAGATCAGTGACCTCatcaaag AGTTGCCAGAGGACTGCAGAGGACGCTGGGAGAGCTTTGTGGATGAGACCCTGAGAGAGACCAACAGGAGAAACACAGTGGAACTG GTGAGCACCCATAACCTGCACTCCTCCAGTGAAGATGATGATATGGAGAGTCCCTTCCCCAACGATCTGTCACTCCAACAG GCTTTCTCAGACTATCAGATCCAGCAGATGACTGCCAACTTTGTGGATCAGTTTGGGTTCAACGATGAGGAGTTCAGTGAGCATGATGAAAACATCAA TGCCACATTTGACCGGATTGCAGAAATAAACTTCAATCTAGATGCTGATGATAATAGT GCCAACGCTACTGCCTTTGAGGCCTGCTGTAAAGAGAGGATACGTCAGTTTGACGatgctgaagaggaggaggacatttgggaggagaaggagattAACTATGCAACACAAGTCAAATCCAGAACAAG gtttgGGGTGTCCCACACCTCAGAGAGCAGCTCCAGGAGCAGTCTGGAGAACGGGGGTCGGGAGCGGGACCGCGGGTCGGGCTCAGACGAGGAAGACGACTCCAGACAGAGCGCCTCAGATCCATGCAGCCTGGAAGAGATCAAGGACAACACTCCCAGTACGCCCGGCAGTCAATCAGCTATTT GTCCAAGCTGGACAGCGAGTTTCGGGGAAGCTGGGGGTAACTCGTCTTCTCCAGGTCCTGCAGGCTGGGATTCCCcaggggggagtggaggagacaaACAGGAGGCAGGTTGGGCCACCTTCACGGAGTTCCAACCTTTCAGCAG CCCAGAGGCTGGCCCCAGATGCAGCTCTCCCGTGGGCAGCAGTGACGCAGACAAACAAGTCAAACCGGGTCCGGACAAGAGTG GTGCGAGCCCCTCTCCCGGTGGTGAGTGGCCGGTGGGTGAAGGTAGGAAGGCTCCCCTCGTAGCCTCAGATAGTAGCTCCTCCGGGGGCTCTGACAGCGAGGAGGACGACAAGACTGCCGCCGCCGCAACGGAAACCACCAGCTCGGGCGCCAACAAGAAAGCAGAAGTCAAAAG TGAGAACCCCATCCCTCTGGAAAAACTGTCCCTCACTGACGCCCCCAAGTCCCCCCCAAAGGCACAGCTTGCAGCAGACACACCGCCAGCCTCGGCCCCCACCCCTCAGACAGACAACAA agaggaTCCACCCCAGTGCTCAGAGATGCCAGCAGTCAACGGGCCTGTCTGA
- the LOC129838291 gene encoding serine/threonine-protein phosphatase 6 regulatory subunit 2-like isoform X3, giving the protein MLPLEAVSPVQAATMFWKFDLHTTSHIDQLLDREDVTLRELMEEDDVLQECKAQNRRLLLFLSQDHCMTELVNLITTEPPADLEEKSRFKFPNIACELLTSDVSLINDKLGGDESLLETLYHFLEQDPPLNPLLASFFSKTIGNLIARKTEQVISFLRKKDGFIGLVLKHIDASAMMDLLLRLISCVEPAPLRQEVLNWLSEEKLIQRLTELIHTGKDEERQSNASQTLCDIIRLSRDQANQMQENAEADPLLAVLESQESVAGLLKTMFEGERSEASIVNGTQVLLTLLETRRSGLEGLMDLYSQGYERSYTVNSSILHAIEPHLKDFQQLLLNPPKKSAILTTVGLLEEPLGNARLHVARLVAALLQTSAPSVCQELCKLTTMDQLLDLFFKYSWNNFLHFQVELCVASILSHSVPEERPIPGLQNHEEEKPPTGPENQGEAGSEAGEPAKASDPVEETTLHNTLVAHLFQKCRLVQRILDAWEENDQIQAEGGARRGNMGHLTRMANMVVQNLEKGPVQSQISDLIKELPEDCRGRWESFVDETLRETNRRNTVELVSTHNLHSSSEDDDMESPFPNDLSLQQAFSDYQIQQMTANFVDQFGFNDEEFSEHDENINATFDRIAEINFNLDADDNSANATAFEACCKERIRQFDDAEEEEDIWEEKEINYATQVKSRTRFGVSHTSESSSRSSLENGGRERDRGSGSDEEDDSRQSASDPCSLEEIKDNTPSPSWTASFGEAGGNSSSPGPAGWDSPGGSGGDKQEAGWATFTEFQPFSSPEAGPRCSSPVGSSDADKQVKPGPDKSVIVCPGASPSPGGEWPVGEGRKAPLVASDSSSSGGSDSEEDDKTAAAATETTSSGANKKAEVKSENPIPLEKLSLTDAPKSPPKAQLAADTPPASAPTPQTDNKEDPPQCSEMPAVNGPV; this is encoded by the exons gGCTGTGTCCCCTGTCCAAGCAGCCACCATGTTCTGGAAGTTTGACCTGCACACCACGTCCCACATCGACCAGCTGCTGGACCGGGAGGACGTGACGTTGCGGGAGCTCATGGAGGAGGATGATGTCCTGCAGGAGTGCAAGGCCCAGAACCGCCGGCTGCTGCTCTTCCTCTCCCAGGACCACTGCATGACAGAGCTGGTCAACCTCATCACCACAGAGCCCCCTGCTGACCTGGAGGAGAAGAGCCGCTTTAA GTTCCCTAACATCGCCTGTGAGCTCTTGACATCAGATGTGTCCCTCATCAACGACAAGTTGGGCGGGGACGAGTCACTCCTGGAGACTCTCTACCACTTCCTGGAGCAGGACCCGCCCCTCAACCCGCTACTAGCCAGCTTCTTCAGCAAGACCATCGGCAACCTCATCGCAAGGAAAACAGAACAG GTAATCTCCTTCCTGAGGAAAAAGGATGGCTTCATCGGCCTGGTGCTGAAACACATCGACGCCTCTGCCATGATGGACCTGCTGCTTCGCCTCATCAGCTGTGTGGAGCCTGCCCCCTTGAGACAGGAGGTCCTCAAT TGGCTGAGCGAAGAGAAGCTTATTCAGAGACTCACAGAGCTCATCCACACAGGCAAAGACGAGGAA AGACAATCAAATGCGTCCCAGACGCTTTGTGACATCATCCGCCTTAGTCGAGACCAGGCCAATCAGATGCAGGAGAACGCCGAGGCCGACCCCTTATTGGCTGTACTAGAGTCGCAGGAGAGCGTAGCCGGGCTCCTGAAGACTATGTTTGAGGGGGAGAGGAGTGAGGCCTCCATTGTTAACGGAACTCAAGTGCTACTTACcttactggagaccaggaggtcCGG GTTGGAGGGGCTGATGGATCTCTATTCTCAGGGATATGAAAGGTCTTACACTGTCAACAGCAGTATTCTACATGCCATTGAGCCCCATCTAAAGGACTTCCAGCAGCTTCTCCTGAATCCCCCCAAG aaaagTGCAATACTGACGACCGTTGGCCTTCTGGAGGAGCCGCTGGGGAACGCCCGCCTTCACGTGGCCAGGCTAGTGGCCGCCCTGCTGCAGACCAGCGCCCCCAGTGTCTGTCAGGAGCTCTGCAAGCTCACCACAATGGACCAGCTACTG GACCTGTTCTTCAAGTACTCATGGAATAACTTCTTGCACTTCCAAGTGGAGCTGTGTGTTGCGTCCATCCTGAGCCACTCTGTCCCAGAGGAGCGGCCCATCCCGGGCCTCCAGAACCACGAGGAGGAGAAGCCCCCAACAGGCCCAGAGAACCAGGGGGAGGCAGGAAGTGAGGCTGGGGAGCCAGCCAAGGCCAGCGACCCGGTGGAGGAGACCACCCTTCACAACACCCTGGTGGCACAT CTCTTCCAGAAGTGTCGGTTGGTACAGAGGATCCTGGACGCCTGGGAGGAGAACGATCAAATACA GGCAGAGGGCGGCGCTAGGAGAGGTAACATGGGTCACCTGACCAGGATGGCCAACATGGTGGTACAGAACCTAGAGAAAGGACCAGTCCAGTCCCAGATCAGTGACCTCatcaaag AGTTGCCAGAGGACTGCAGAGGACGCTGGGAGAGCTTTGTGGATGAGACCCTGAGAGAGACCAACAGGAGAAACACAGTGGAACTG GTGAGCACCCATAACCTGCACTCCTCCAGTGAAGATGATGATATGGAGAGTCCCTTCCCCAACGATCTGTCACTCCAACAG GCTTTCTCAGACTATCAGATCCAGCAGATGACTGCCAACTTTGTGGATCAGTTTGGGTTCAACGATGAGGAGTTCAGTGAGCATGATGAAAACATCAA TGCCACATTTGACCGGATTGCAGAAATAAACTTCAATCTAGATGCTGATGATAATAGT GCCAACGCTACTGCCTTTGAGGCCTGCTGTAAAGAGAGGATACGTCAGTTTGACGatgctgaagaggaggaggacatttgggaggagaaggagattAACTATGCAACACAAGTCAAATCCAGAACAAG gtttgGGGTGTCCCACACCTCAGAGAGCAGCTCCAGGAGCAGTCTGGAGAACGGGGGTCGGGAGCGGGACCGCGGGTCGGGCTCAGACGAGGAAGACGACTCCAGACAGAGCGCCTCAGATCCATGCAGCCTGGAAGAGATCAAGGACAACACTCCCA GTCCAAGCTGGACAGCGAGTTTCGGGGAAGCTGGGGGTAACTCGTCTTCTCCAGGTCCTGCAGGCTGGGATTCCCcaggggggagtggaggagacaaACAGGAGGCAGGTTGGGCCACCTTCACGGAGTTCCAACCTTTCAGCAG CCCAGAGGCTGGCCCCAGATGCAGCTCTCCCGTGGGCAGCAGTGACGCAGACAAACAAGTCAAACCGGGTCCGGACAAGAGTG TGATTGTGTGTCCAGGTGCGAGCCCCTCTCCCGGTGGTGAGTGGCCGGTGGGTGAAGGTAGGAAGGCTCCCCTCGTAGCCTCAGATAGTAGCTCCTCCGGGGGCTCTGACAGCGAGGAGGACGACAAGACTGCCGCCGCCGCAACGGAAACCACCAGCTCGGGCGCCAACAAGAAAGCAGAAGTCAAAAG TGAGAACCCCATCCCTCTGGAAAAACTGTCCCTCACTGACGCCCCCAAGTCCCCCCCAAAGGCACAGCTTGCAGCAGACACACCGCCAGCCTCGGCCCCCACCCCTCAGACAGACAACAA agaggaTCCACCCCAGTGCTCAGAGATGCCAGCAGTCAACGGGCCTGTCTGA